From the genome of Chlorogloeopsis sp. ULAP01, one region includes:
- a CDS encoding iron-containing redox enzyme family protein has product MKTECPDIEWARVAPDTVVVATSERVWVYRPSSTDSSNIFTQPMSGIGSVATTQKLLDTSIVLAKRAVSFSDQPPVLTPTLWIWSLAGQYHLTHSTPRLMEEARELFAAAGREVLAQWAAQKAIEESGHDRLALLDIQSLGYDAEAVVEAIFPPSAKALVDYFTRTVQAIDPIGCVGYAYTMERLALGVSEKRIQAVERILPPGTRATRCLRVHSGVGSDVEHADEIIELVAGLTPEERTKVAIACYETALLDFSSSQNDYPSEEELQHILRPLALKEY; this is encoded by the coding sequence ATGAAAACTGAATGCCCTGATATTGAATGGGCGCGGGTTGCGCCTGATACAGTAGTAGTGGCGACATCTGAACGGGTTTGGGTGTACCGACCCAGTTCTACGGATAGTAGCAATATCTTCACTCAACCAATGAGTGGTATAGGTAGTGTAGCCACAACTCAGAAGCTCCTTGACACTTCAATAGTGCTCGCAAAACGTGCGGTCTCGTTCTCTGACCAACCCCCTGTTTTAACTCCTACACTTTGGATCTGGAGTTTGGCAGGTCAGTACCATCTCACCCACTCTACGCCACGACTGATGGAGGAAGCGCGAGAGCTCTTTGCTGCTGCTGGACGCGAAGTTTTGGCGCAGTGGGCAGCACAGAAAGCCATTGAAGAAAGCGGTCACGATCGCCTAGCTCTGCTCGATATTCAATCATTAGGATATGATGCAGAGGCAGTGGTGGAAGCTATATTTCCTCCATCGGCGAAAGCTTTAGTAGATTACTTCACCCGCACCGTGCAAGCGATCGATCCAATTGGTTGCGTAGGTTATGCCTATACGATGGAACGTCTCGCACTTGGTGTTAGTGAAAAGCGTATTCAAGCAGTAGAAAGAATATTGCCACCTGGAACTCGTGCTACCCGTTGTCTGCGTGTACACAGTGGTGTTGGTAGCGATGTGGAACACGCGGATGAGATCATTGAATTGGTGGCAGGATTAACCCCGGAAGAACGCACTAAAGTTGCCATTGCCTGTTATGAAACTGCGCTGTTGGACTTTAGTTCGTCCCAGAATGATTATCCATCAGAAGAGGAGTTACAGCATATATTAAGACCGTTAGCTTTGAAGGAATACTAA
- a CDS encoding CopG family transcriptional regulator, whose product MNKTTAHKSPSATTPYQLTCKEISVDLTQDEANHLENYCRQTGKAATDVIQELIQSLPVT is encoded by the coding sequence ATGAACAAGACCACTGCTCATAAGTCTCCCAGTGCTACAACTCCCTATCAATTGACTTGCAAAGAAATCTCTGTAGACTTGACGCAAGATGAAGCGAATCATCTTGAGAATTATTGCAGACAAACAGGAAAAGCTGCAACGGATGTGATTCAAGAGCTGATTCAAAGTTTGCCTGTTACCTAA
- a CDS encoding CopG family transcriptional regulator → MSKKWAIKRITINLALDEAKKLEKYCGQTGRPATDVIRELIRGLPVTRVE, encoded by the coding sequence ATGAGCAAAAAATGGGCGATCAAGCGAATCACCATAAACTTGGCATTAGATGAAGCCAAAAAGCTAGAAAAGTATTGTGGACAGACGGGTAGACCAGCAACAGATGTAATTCGAGAACTGATTCGAGGGTTGCCTGTGACGAGAGTAGAGTAA
- a CDS encoding FAD binding domain-containing protein — MDLPNIENYLSVHNIQNITNWDEGWAWLAGGTWLFSEQQQNLKVLVDIQPLGWSEIEVLPFLDINELHSFEAPIQKKMVLSIGASCPLSKLLQYTWLPEWRAVEGLKSAVSALSASMKVINMATIGGNICLALSVGTFAPLMVVLDAKYEIWNLKGETRLVSAKEFQVGYRQTILQPQEILRRVLIPVENLKWQVNYQRIGIAASDPALAIVVSACNPDNLQLRCALAASVSAPMLLNLHDEQKIQDFRFLQGINFIDDAKASSVYRREVTQVLIKRSLQQLKM, encoded by the coding sequence ATGGATTTGCCCAATATTGAGAATTATTTAAGTGTTCATAATATTCAAAATATCACTAACTGGGATGAAGGCTGGGCTTGGTTAGCTGGTGGAACGTGGCTATTTTCTGAACAGCAACAAAATCTCAAAGTATTGGTAGATATACAGCCTTTAGGATGGTCAGAAATTGAAGTTTTACCGTTTCTCGATATTAATGAATTACATTCTTTCGAGGCTCCTATACAAAAGAAGATGGTATTATCGATTGGTGCAAGCTGTCCGTTAAGTAAATTATTGCAGTATACATGGCTGCCGGAGTGGCGAGCAGTAGAAGGATTAAAAAGTGCTGTGTCTGCACTTTCAGCTTCTATGAAAGTCATTAATATGGCAACAATAGGAGGTAATATTTGTCTGGCGCTATCTGTTGGAACCTTTGCACCTTTAATGGTGGTATTAGACGCAAAGTATGAAATTTGGAATTTAAAAGGAGAAACGCGCCTAGTATCAGCAAAGGAATTTCAAGTTGGTTATCGCCAGACAATTTTGCAACCACAAGAAATATTGAGGCGAGTTTTAATTCCTGTTGAAAATTTAAAATGGCAAGTGAATTATCAGCGTATTGGTATTGCAGCAAGCGATCCAGCATTAGCAATAGTAGTGAGCGCTTGTAATCCAGATAATTTACAACTACGATGCGCGCTCGCTGCGAGTGTCAGTGCACCGATGCTGCTAAATTTGCATGATGAGCAAAAAATACAAGATTTTCGGTTTCTACAAGGAATAAATTTTATTGATGATGCTAAGGCAAGTTCTGTTTATCGCCGTGAGGTAACACAAGTTTTAATTAAGCGATCGCTACAACAATTAAAAATGTAA
- a CDS encoding molybdopterin cofactor-binding domain-containing protein, which produces MEELLNFRVNHQTFTATCNPGSSLLTVLRQLGWFGVHRVCDSGDCGGCTVWVNDVPVHSCIYPAMRIANQEVTTIEGLSVDGKLMPMQQAFLQAQGFQCGFCTPGMIMSATKLSYSSEQELRLALKGNLCRCTGYQAIINSILLACGSLEVIEQDGCNQKRIVGQNIPKQDGTAIVTGKASYTADFVPPGLLHLKVLRSPHPHARIRKINTEAAKALPGVVAIFTHEDVPRIAYTTAGHAEPVPDPLDHYLLDHKVRFVGDRVAAVVAQSIAIAEQACQLIEVDYEILPHVLDPITAMNDSNLIIHDESESSQIPDKNRNIAGQIFLESGDIEKGFAQADLILENTYHLPAVQHVHLEPHVTISWLEADGTLVVRSSTQVPFHCQRLLCQIFNLPQEKVRVYKTQLGGGFGNKQEILSEDICAFATLSTGKPVQWEFTRHEEFTATNSRHAMTIKIKSGVKLDGTFVAQEIEVVGNTGAYGNHGQTVVFLSGYIALGLYRCPNKRFQGFAVYTNTMPAGAFRGYGATQGTFAMESQIDEIAKQLGIDPIEIRLKNIICPGDVINLGQSSADHFNLIGSYAVRECFEKVTQALGYIPGTLPLVESSRSRGVGFAVSMQGSGLCKIHVASAKLSLLRNGKYELRTGSVDVGTGSDTTLRQIVAEVLDVEVTDINIVSGDTKETPFDAGSYASATLYISGQAVKLAAEKLIDKLRNEPLSHQDEININEEDLVAVEVSYAADAATLTFAVQGVEVEVDKETGKIEVLRCVQAIDIGKAINPRICHGQAIGGIAMGIGYALTEELLFDEQGRIINSNLRNYRIPTASDIPPIEVFLVEKADPYGPFGAKGVGEITTNCTAPAIANAVAHATGIRLRQLPMTPERVWRQLHQ; this is translated from the coding sequence ATGGAAGAATTATTAAATTTTCGGGTTAATCACCAAACTTTTACAGCAACTTGCAATCCGGGAAGCAGTCTATTGACTGTACTAAGACAACTTGGTTGGTTTGGTGTTCATCGTGTTTGTGATTCTGGAGATTGTGGTGGATGTACAGTTTGGGTAAATGATGTACCAGTGCATAGCTGCATTTACCCTGCCATGCGAATTGCCAACCAAGAGGTGACGACAATAGAAGGGTTATCAGTAGATGGCAAACTCATGCCGATGCAGCAAGCATTTCTACAAGCACAAGGATTTCAATGCGGTTTTTGCACTCCAGGTATGATTATGAGTGCGACAAAGTTGTCTTATTCATCAGAACAGGAACTACGTTTAGCGTTAAAAGGTAATCTCTGTCGTTGTACTGGATACCAAGCCATTATTAATAGTATTTTACTTGCTTGTGGCTCTTTAGAGGTGATAGAGCAAGATGGATGCAACCAAAAAAGAATTGTCGGACAAAATATTCCCAAGCAAGATGGTACAGCAATTGTCACTGGCAAAGCATCCTACACCGCAGATTTTGTACCACCTGGTTTACTACATCTGAAAGTACTGCGATCGCCTCATCCTCACGCCCGTATCCGCAAAATTAATACTGAAGCAGCGAAAGCACTACCTGGCGTCGTTGCCATTTTTACCCATGAAGATGTCCCCAGAATAGCTTACACCACTGCTGGTCACGCCGAACCAGTTCCTGATCCCCTCGACCACTATTTATTAGATCATAAAGTGCGGTTTGTGGGCGATCGCGTTGCAGCTGTAGTTGCCCAGTCAATAGCCATTGCTGAACAAGCTTGTCAATTAATTGAAGTCGATTACGAAATTTTACCTCACGTTCTTGATCCGATTACAGCCATGAATGATAGTAACCTCATCATTCATGATGAATCAGAATCGTCACAAATTCCAGATAAAAATCGCAACATAGCAGGACAAATTTTTCTTGAATCTGGTGATATTGAAAAAGGTTTTGCACAAGCAGATTTAATTTTAGAAAATACCTATCATCTGCCAGCAGTACAACACGTTCATCTCGAACCTCATGTGACTATAAGTTGGTTAGAAGCGGATGGAACGTTAGTTGTTCGTTCTAGTACTCAAGTTCCATTTCACTGCCAACGTTTACTTTGCCAAATTTTTAATTTACCACAAGAAAAAGTTCGTGTTTATAAAACTCAATTAGGTGGTGGATTTGGCAACAAACAAGAAATTTTATCGGAAGATATTTGCGCTTTTGCTACCCTTTCTACAGGCAAACCAGTGCAATGGGAATTTACTAGACATGAAGAATTTACAGCTACAAATAGTCGTCATGCAATGACAATCAAAATTAAAAGTGGAGTAAAGCTAGATGGTACATTTGTAGCTCAAGAAATAGAAGTAGTTGGTAACACAGGTGCTTACGGCAATCATGGTCAAACTGTAGTATTTTTATCAGGGTATATTGCGCTAGGTTTGTACCGTTGTCCAAATAAAAGATTTCAAGGATTTGCCGTCTACACAAATACAATGCCAGCTGGAGCATTTCGCGGCTATGGTGCTACTCAAGGTACTTTTGCAATGGAAAGTCAAATAGATGAAATTGCCAAGCAACTGGGTATAGATCCAATTGAAATCAGATTAAAAAATATTATTTGTCCTGGAGATGTGATTAATTTAGGACAGTCTTCAGCAGACCATTTTAATTTAATTGGAAGCTATGCTGTTCGAGAATGTTTTGAAAAAGTTACACAGGCATTAGGTTATATTCCTGGAACACTACCATTAGTAGAAAGCTCTCGCTCTCGTGGAGTAGGGTTTGCAGTTTCTATGCAAGGTAGCGGTTTATGTAAAATCCACGTAGCTAGCGCCAAGCTATCACTTTTACGTAATGGAAAATATGAGTTAAGAACTGGTTCGGTAGATGTTGGTACTGGTTCAGACACAACACTTCGGCAAATAGTAGCAGAAGTTTTAGATGTAGAAGTTACTGATATAAATATTGTTTCTGGTGATACGAAAGAAACTCCTTTTGATGCAGGTTCTTACGCATCTGCTACTTTGTATATTTCTGGACAAGCTGTAAAGTTGGCGGCAGAAAAATTGATAGATAAGTTAAGAAATGAACCGCTAAGTCACCAAGATGAAATAAATATAAATGAAGAGGATTTAGTTGCTGTTGAAGTATCTTATGCAGCAGATGCAGCAACTTTAACTTTTGCTGTGCAAGGTGTAGAAGTAGAAGTTGATAAAGAGACAGGAAAAATTGAAGTTTTACGATGTGTGCAAGCTATTGACATCGGCAAAGCGATAAATCCCAGAATTTGTCACGGACAAGCCATTGGTGGAATTGCAATGGGAATTGGCTATGCATTAACTGAAGAGTTGCTATTTGATGAACAAGGAAGAATTATTAATTCAAATTTGCGAAACTATCGCATTCCCACAGCTAGTGATATTCCACCAATAGAAGTTTTTCTTGTAGAAAAAGCTGATCCTTATGGGCCTTTTGGTGCTAAAGGTGTGGGTGAAATAACTACTAATTGTACAGCACCTGCGATCGCCAATGCTGTTGCCCATGCTACAGGTATCAGATTACGCCAACTTCCGATGACACCAGAACGAGTATGGAGACAATTGCATCAATAG
- a CDS encoding glycosyltransferase — MPTISVIIPAYNAENTIIDTITSVQKQTFSDFELIVINDGSKDRTLKLLNEIQDSRLKVFSYRNGGLSTARNRGISHATGEFIAFLDADDLWTIDKLELQLEALQKSPEAGVAYSWSYFMDEKNEYCSTDKPILFQGNVFADLLKWNFIASGSNPLIRRQAIESVGEFETSLSRAEDWDYWLRLAAKWSFVVVPKPQVFYRQSSSSMSSQVELMEDCQFKVLERAFQIAPAELQRLKQPSFAHVYRYSSKLCLTRIPGKEGVKKASQKLRKAIQLNPKILLQIETQKLIIKLLFKKILTPNISEYLLQSISKIRATEVQKLNI, encoded by the coding sequence ATGCCTACCATATCTGTAATTATCCCTGCCTATAACGCCGAGAACACAATAATCGATACAATTACCTCCGTTCAGAAACAAACTTTTTCTGACTTTGAATTAATTGTGATCAATGATGGTTCAAAAGATAGAACTCTCAAGCTACTGAACGAGATACAAGATAGTCGTCTCAAAGTTTTCTCCTATAGAAATGGAGGCTTATCAACAGCTCGCAACCGTGGTATCTCTCATGCAACAGGGGAATTTATTGCTTTTCTTGATGCTGATGATTTGTGGACAATTGATAAGTTAGAACTTCAGTTAGAAGCTTTGCAGAAAAGTCCAGAAGCAGGAGTTGCCTATAGCTGGAGTTATTTCATGGATGAAAAAAATGAGTATTGCAGTACAGATAAACCTATATTATTTCAAGGAAATGTTTTTGCTGATTTATTGAAATGGAATTTCATTGCAAGTGGTTCAAATCCTCTAATTCGTAGACAAGCAATTGAGTCTGTCGGAGAATTTGAAACATCGTTGTCAAGAGCTGAGGATTGGGATTATTGGTTACGTTTAGCTGCAAAATGGTCATTTGTTGTAGTCCCCAAACCACAAGTTTTTTATCGTCAATCTTCTAGTTCAATGTCATCTCAAGTTGAATTGATGGAAGACTGTCAATTTAAAGTTTTGGAGCGAGCTTTCCAGATAGCCCCAGCAGAATTGCAAAGGCTTAAACAACCTAGTTTTGCTCATGTTTATCGTTATTCAAGCAAGCTTTGCTTAACAAGAATTCCAGGTAAAGAAGGAGTAAAAAAAGCTAGTCAAAAATTGCGTAAAGCAATCCAGCTAAATCCAAAAATCCTACTTCAAATAGAAACTCAAAAGTTAATTATTAAATTGCTGTTCAAAAAAATACTTACCCCCAATATCTCTGAATACTTGCTTCAAAGTATTAGTAAAATTCGTGCTACTGAAGTTCAAAAATTAAATATCTAG
- a CDS encoding fatty acid desaturase, whose amino-acid sequence MSGDAITQPELIDNKANERQILSVKELRILSDRSNHQGLVQLAGHLTITGCSGYLWATNFGNWALAISALVVYGFSFASMFAPMHECVHRTPFTNNRLNDAIAWCAGVLSFYNSTFYRYYHKWHHLYTRVPGKDPELTDMKPSNLGRYLLIISGLPWWFGKIRGHFRAAFGQLDDCPFIPEKAQKEVICSTRWQLATYIVAIAISFTVNQPWFVLYWLLPLVVGQPILRFILLAEHTSCTLDANLLTNTRTTLTLWPVQFLMWNMPFHAEHHLYPSIPFHALPKAHQQLKAHFLHIELGYVKVNRDIVTKLGQSAF is encoded by the coding sequence ATGTCTGGTGATGCAATCACTCAACCCGAATTAATAGATAACAAAGCCAATGAGCGTCAAATTCTGAGTGTAAAAGAATTAAGGATTTTAAGTGATCGCTCTAATCATCAAGGGTTGGTACAACTAGCTGGACATTTAACAATCACTGGATGTAGTGGCTACCTTTGGGCGACGAACTTTGGTAATTGGGCGCTAGCAATATCAGCACTGGTAGTATACGGCTTTAGTTTTGCTTCTATGTTTGCACCTATGCACGAATGTGTTCATAGAACTCCTTTTACTAACAATCGTTTGAATGACGCTATTGCTTGGTGTGCAGGTGTCCTCTCGTTTTATAACAGCACATTCTACCGTTACTACCACAAATGGCACCACCTTTACACTCGTGTTCCCGGCAAAGATCCGGAACTAACTGATATGAAGCCAAGCAACTTAGGTAGATACTTGTTAATAATTAGCGGTTTGCCTTGGTGGTTCGGAAAGATACGCGGACATTTTCGTGCTGCATTCGGTCAACTTGATGATTGTCCATTTATACCAGAAAAAGCACAAAAAGAAGTTATTTGCTCAACTCGCTGGCAATTAGCTACTTATATAGTTGCGATCGCTATTTCATTTACAGTTAATCAGCCTTGGTTTGTACTCTATTGGCTGCTGCCACTGGTTGTAGGGCAGCCGATTCTGCGTTTTATTCTGCTGGCAGAACACACAAGTTGCACTCTTGATGCCAATCTACTTACAAATACGCGTACCACATTAACGCTTTGGCCTGTGCAATTTTTAATGTGGAATATGCCCTTTCATGCAGAACACCATTTATACCCATCTATTCCTTTCCATGCATTGCCAAAAGCTCATCAGCAGTTAAAAGCACATTTTTTACATATCGAGCTTGGCTATGTAAAAGTTAACCGGGATATTGTCACTAAATTAGGGCAGTCGGCATTCTGA
- the proB gene encoding glutamate 5-kinase: MTKTIVVKIGTSSLTQPETGQLALSTIATLAETLSQLRQQGHRVILVSSGAVGVGCARLGLTEKPKAIALKQAVAAVGQGRLIRVYDDLFTTLQQPIAQVLLTRSDLVQRSRYLNVYNTFKELLELGIIPVVNENDTVAVEELKFGDNDTLSALVASLVHADWLFLLTDVDRLYSADPRSVPDAQPISLVSSIKELEELQVKTGAQGSQWGTGGMVTKISAARIATAAGVRTVITEGKYPRKIEQILQGEAIGTHFEAQPEPTSARKRWIAYGVVPSGRLYLDEGAVVAISQAGKSLLAAGITAVEGEFDSQDAVQLCDRSGKEVARGLVNYNSIELQQIRGRRSSEIPIILGYEGAETVIHRDNLVLT; encoded by the coding sequence ATGACTAAAACCATCGTTGTCAAAATCGGAACTTCCAGTCTAACTCAACCAGAAACTGGACAACTGGCACTTTCCACGATCGCTACCTTAGCAGAAACTCTTTCGCAGTTACGGCAACAGGGACATCGGGTGATTTTGGTGTCTTCTGGTGCGGTTGGGGTAGGTTGTGCGCGTTTAGGTTTAACAGAAAAACCGAAAGCGATCGCTCTCAAACAAGCAGTAGCCGCAGTTGGGCAAGGGCGATTAATCCGGGTATACGACGATTTATTTACTACCTTGCAACAACCAATTGCTCAAGTATTGCTGACGCGCAGTGACTTAGTACAGCGCAGTCGCTATCTCAATGTCTATAACACCTTTAAGGAATTGTTGGAATTAGGCATAATTCCTGTGGTGAACGAGAATGATACGGTAGCGGTAGAGGAATTAAAATTTGGGGACAATGACACTCTTTCAGCTTTAGTTGCTAGTCTAGTCCACGCGGATTGGCTATTTTTACTCACTGATGTAGATCGGCTTTACTCCGCCGATCCCCGTTCTGTACCGGATGCACAACCAATTAGTTTGGTTAGTAGTATTAAAGAATTGGAAGAATTACAGGTAAAAACAGGTGCTCAAGGCTCCCAGTGGGGTACTGGTGGCATGGTGACAAAAATTTCTGCTGCTCGCATTGCTACAGCTGCTGGTGTGCGTACCGTCATTACTGAAGGAAAATATCCCCGAAAAATAGAACAAATTTTACAAGGAGAAGCTATTGGTACTCACTTTGAAGCACAGCCAGAGCCAACTTCTGCTCGTAAACGCTGGATAGCCTACGGTGTAGTTCCTTCGGGAAGATTGTATTTAGATGAGGGAGCAGTGGTAGCAATTTCTCAAGCAGGTAAGTCTTTGCTAGCTGCTGGCATTACCGCCGTCGAAGGGGAATTTGATAGCCAAGATGCTGTGCAATTGTGCGATCGCAGTGGGAAAGAAGTTGCCAGAGGACTTGTGAATTACAACAGTATAGAACTCCAACAGATTCGCGGACGTCGCTCAAGTGAAATTCCTATAATTTTAGGATATGAAGGTGCGGAGACTGTGATTCACCGGGATAATCTGGTTTTAACCTGA
- a CDS encoding AraC family transcriptional regulator, with the protein MPTVSKNEPPQHLHLLEAGCDGLHLICELEPANDEMPATYLGQHFIVIALDDFRASYMLNGRWQDVDYAQGEIAIFPATELFPRSKLDREVPLLELFVEPAMLTRVASESVDVEQVELVPQWQLCDPLIQHLGLALKAELEAGDTGCRLYLESMVTALSAHLVRRYSSQQQQIINYSGGLPKYKLREVLGYINENLEQDLNLAQLSGIVHMSPHYFASLFKQSTGLSPHQYVMKCRIDRAKQLLLKQDLTLVEICQQVGFQNQSHFTRVFRQLTKTTPKAYRKLF; encoded by the coding sequence ATGCCAACCGTGTCTAAAAATGAACCTCCCCAACATTTACACTTGTTAGAGGCGGGATGTGATGGCTTGCACCTCATCTGTGAGTTGGAACCTGCTAATGACGAAATGCCTGCAACTTACTTAGGGCAGCATTTTATCGTGATTGCTTTAGATGATTTTCGGGCTAGCTATATGCTGAATGGACGTTGGCAGGATGTAGATTATGCTCAGGGTGAAATAGCTATTTTCCCAGCCACTGAACTTTTTCCCAGAAGCAAACTTGATCGGGAAGTTCCATTACTAGAATTATTTGTTGAACCTGCGATGTTGACGCGTGTAGCTTCTGAATCTGTGGATGTAGAGCAAGTCGAGCTTGTACCGCAGTGGCAGTTATGCGATCCATTAATTCAACATCTGGGGCTAGCACTAAAAGCAGAGTTAGAAGCAGGAGATACAGGCTGTCGGCTTTATTTAGAGTCAATGGTAACAGCACTTTCTGCCCATTTAGTGAGGCGATACTCGTCACAGCAACAACAGATAATAAACTATTCGGGTGGATTGCCGAAATATAAACTCCGAGAAGTGCTTGGTTATATAAATGAAAATCTAGAGCAAGATTTAAATTTGGCACAATTGAGTGGCATAGTTCACATGAGTCCGCATTATTTTGCTAGTTTATTCAAACAATCTACAGGGTTGTCTCCACATCAGTACGTGATGAAATGCCGAATAGACAGAGCAAAGCAGTTATTGCTCAAGCAAGATTTGACGCTTGTAGAAATTTGCCAACAAGTGGGTTTTCAAAATCAAAGCCATTTTACAAGAGTATTTCGTCAACTAACCAAAACTACACCCAAGGCATATAGAAAGCTGTTTTGA
- a CDS encoding ferric reductase-like transmembrane domain-containing protein, which yields MRSIQGWRIVGLSALAIGTMVAAIWLMHGIDEQGMRMAIRATARTSCILFLCAFVGSALRRIWLSPISTWLLKNRRYLGLSFALSHTYHAIAWTGLWFVTSGAHPKFDPLGILGYIFLVAMTVTSFERPAALLSQRAWKILHTAGMYYFWLGFTLEFSLRISQSMFIYLPLVISLVSAMLLRVISPRMQRKLAS from the coding sequence ATGAGAAGTATACAGGGATGGCGGATCGTTGGTTTGTCTGCGTTGGCAATTGGTACGATGGTTGCTGCAATCTGGCTTATGCATGGTATTGACGAACAAGGTATGCGGATGGCGATACGAGCAACTGCTAGAACATCATGTATTTTATTTCTCTGTGCTTTTGTTGGTTCTGCGTTGCGAAGAATTTGGTTAAGCCCAATCAGCACATGGCTTTTAAAAAATCGCCGCTATTTGGGATTATCGTTTGCACTCTCCCATACTTATCATGCGATCGCTTGGACTGGATTATGGTTTGTCACTTCTGGCGCTCACCCAAAATTTGATCCTTTGGGAATCTTGGGTTATATCTTCCTTGTAGCTATGACTGTAACATCGTTCGAGCGTCCGGCAGCTTTATTAAGTCAACGTGCTTGGAAGATTTTGCATACTGCGGGAATGTACTATTTTTGGCTTGGTTTTACACTGGAATTTAGTCTGAGAATTTCCCAGTCAATGTTTATATATTTGCCGTTGGTAATTTCGCTCGTTTCTGCAATGCTGCTACGCGTAATTTCTCCGAGAATGCAGCGCAAATTAGCGAGTTAA
- a CDS encoding SDR family NAD(P)-dependent oxidoreductase, translated as MSILKETNNALIVGASQGIGLGFVKKLLQLDNIARIYATYRHQESASELIALMDEHPERLVCLSVDITDEVQISKCVEQLRAEIDKLHLVINCVGILHEGTLQPEKSLRQINSEQLVRYFQVNSIGAVLLAKHLLPLFRHNDKSIFASISAKVGSIGDNQLGGWYGYRASKAALNMFMRNVAIEYGRTSPKTIVVTLHPGTTDTRLSQPFQKNVPAEKLFSVERTVSQLLTVIEKLQSDDSGQFFSWNGSRLPW; from the coding sequence ATGTCTATTCTTAAAGAAACTAATAATGCCTTAATTGTGGGTGCAAGCCAAGGTATTGGTTTGGGTTTTGTAAAAAAATTACTGCAATTGGACAATATCGCCCGTATTTATGCAACCTATCGCCATCAGGAGTCGGCTTCTGAGTTAATTGCACTCATGGATGAGCATCCCGAGAGATTAGTTTGCTTGTCAGTCGATATTACAGATGAAGTGCAAATATCAAAATGTGTAGAACAACTGCGTGCAGAGATAGATAAATTACATCTGGTAATTAACTGCGTGGGAATACTGCATGAAGGGACGTTGCAACCAGAAAAAAGCCTCAGACAAATTAATTCCGAACAGTTAGTACGCTATTTCCAGGTTAATAGTATTGGTGCTGTGCTGCTTGCCAAACACCTATTGCCATTATTTCGACATAACGATAAAAGCATTTTTGCTAGTATTTCTGCCAAAGTCGGCAGTATTGGCGATAACCAACTTGGTGGATGGTACGGTTATCGTGCCTCCAAAGCTGCACTAAATATGTTTATGCGAAACGTAGCGATAGAATATGGCAGAACGAGTCCAAAGACAATAGTTGTCACATTGCATCCTGGTACAACTGATACACGTCTTTCTCAACCTTTTCAAAAAAATGTACCTGCCGAAAAATTATTTTCCGTAGAACGTACAGTTAGCCAATTACTTACTGTGATAGAAAAGCTACAGTCAGATGATAGCGGGCAGTTTTTTTCTTGGAATGGTAGTCGCTTACCGTGGTAA